A stretch of the Flavobacteriales bacterium genome encodes the following:
- a CDS encoding DNA/RNA non-specific endonuclease, translating into MGLLSLQLKSQEIIPEVERLETQIAHHETMIDSLQMRIEHLKSEVLLNDLHRSGLPSEEYISHSAMVVSFDASSRQAAWVAHIISPDIAKGGFGRTNDFRDDPLVEGDAVEADYFLKELQPDSSYVYDGFGYDRGHLAPSADFSWNRTALSESYFYSNMSPQHPDFNRESWAELEATLRAYVLRNEVPLYVVTLPIIDADAERIERGVHQLPIPQRYAKVVWDDVHGRGVAFIMDNRPLDGHNSDHAMSIDRAEEITGYDFFSALASDEQESQMNISDWFPESTWDGVEPLYAPSLPPGHINTTQAKRWMGSQDKVRVCGTVVSTRFSSSGNYWLNVDKKFPNTVFNVYVRKKDFNNFDGIHKEYLLNEKVCFNGKVTSMYGLPNMNIVRQEQVSLMD; encoded by the coding sequence ATGGGACTTCTAAGTCTTCAATTGAAGTCTCAAGAAATCATCCCCGAGGTAGAGCGCTTAGAGACTCAGATAGCGCACCATGAGACTATGATCGATTCTCTTCAGATGAGGATCGAGCACTTGAAATCCGAGGTGCTCCTGAACGACTTGCACAGAAGTGGCCTTCCTTCAGAGGAGTATATTTCACATTCGGCCATGGTGGTCTCATTCGATGCATCCTCACGTCAAGCGGCCTGGGTCGCACATATCATCTCACCTGATATCGCTAAGGGTGGCTTTGGCCGTACCAATGATTTCCGGGACGACCCTTTGGTAGAAGGTGATGCGGTAGAGGCCGATTATTTCCTCAAGGAACTCCAGCCCGACAGCAGCTATGTCTATGACGGATTCGGCTACGATCGAGGTCACTTGGCGCCATCGGCTGATTTCAGTTGGAACCGTACTGCACTTTCTGAGAGTTACTTCTACTCGAATATGAGCCCCCAGCATCCGGATTTCAATCGGGAATCTTGGGCAGAACTCGAAGCTACGCTTCGCGCCTATGTCCTCCGGAACGAGGTGCCACTCTATGTGGTCACTCTACCTATCATAGATGCTGATGCTGAGCGCATAGAACGCGGTGTCCATCAATTGCCCATACCCCAGCGCTATGCCAAAGTGGTCTGGGATGATGTACATGGGAGAGGAGTGGCATTCATCATGGATAACAGACCGCTCGATGGCCACAATTCGGATCATGCCATGAGTATCGATCGGGCCGAAGAGATCACCGGCTATGACTTCTTCTCTGCACTGGCTAGTGATGAACAAGAATCTCAGATGAACATCTCCGACTGGTTTCCTGAATCCACCTGGGATGGTGTGGAGCCTTTATATGCTCCTTCTCTACCACCCGGACACATCAATACCACACAGGCCAAGCGGTGGATGGGGTCTCAAGACAAGGTCAGGGTATGCGGCACTGTGGTGAGCACACGTTTCAGCAGCTCAGGTAACTATTGGCTCAACGTGGATAAGAAGTTCCCAAATACGGTCTTCAATGTCTATGTACGTAAGAAGGACTTCAATAATTTCGATGGAATCCATAAGGAGTATCTCCTGAATGAGAAGGTATGTTTCAATGGGAAGGTGACCTCCATGTACGGACTACCCAACATGAACATTGTGAGGCAGGAGCAGGTGAGCCTGATGGATTGA
- a CDS encoding SDR family oxidoreductase — translation MRILVTGGAGYIGSEIVRTLADSSDVHEVVVYDNLSRPNYNLFLNRDKIRGKVRFIQGELLDSRNLKLALEGIDWVIHCAARVISPFSDQLSHSFEQVNHWGTAELVYAIEEVGTSRLTHLSSSSIYGSHLEPVGVGDIPNPQTFYGISKRRAEEHVERLIATGHDSQILRCGNVYGFSKSMRFDTVINRLLFDAHFRGRVVIHGSGEQYRAFIHIRSIADLFAKMATERITSGTFDLVEMNLKVNEIAQTLKNIYPEMEMLFIDQNMKMREIQIRTESQLAPWTPRTSVDLEKDLIEFRDHFSF, via the coding sequence ATGAGAATATTGGTCACTGGAGGAGCCGGATACATAGGCTCGGAGATCGTACGGACACTGGCTGATTCTTCAGATGTCCATGAAGTGGTGGTCTATGACAATCTGAGCAGACCGAATTACAACCTCTTTTTGAATAGGGATAAGATCCGCGGAAAGGTCCGATTCATCCAAGGTGAATTGTTGGACTCCCGTAATCTGAAACTGGCTCTCGAAGGCATAGACTGGGTCATCCATTGTGCGGCCCGAGTCATCTCTCCATTCTCCGATCAACTATCCCACAGTTTCGAGCAGGTCAATCACTGGGGTACGGCAGAGTTGGTCTATGCCATCGAGGAGGTCGGCACCTCTCGATTGACACATCTGAGCAGTTCGTCCATCTATGGTAGTCATCTAGAGCCCGTAGGAGTTGGTGACATACCCAACCCGCAGACCTTCTACGGCATCTCAAAACGCAGGGCCGAGGAGCATGTCGAGCGATTGATAGCTACTGGTCATGATTCTCAGATACTCCGGTGCGGAAACGTATACGGATTCAGCAAGAGTATGCGATTCGACACGGTGATCAATCGCCTACTCTTCGATGCACATTTCAGAGGTCGTGTCGTGATACATGGAAGCGGAGAACAATACCGTGCATTCATCCATATCAGAAGCATCGCTGACCTTTTTGCTAAAATGGCTACAGAGAGGATTACATCTGGGACATTCGACTTGGTAGAGATGAATCTCAAGGTCAATGAGATCGCTCAGACCTTGAAGAATATCTATCCAGAGATGGAGATGCTGTTCATCGATCAGAACATGAAGATGCGTGAGATCCAAATCCGAACGGAGTCGCAACTGGCACCATGGACACCAAGGACCTCAGTCGATCTGGAGAAGGACCTGATCGAGTTCCGAGATCACTTCTCGTTCTGA
- a CDS encoding TerC family protein, producing the protein MEIFMNPDVWVVLLTLVFLEIILGIDNIIFISISSSKLPEAEGKKATNIGLILAMVLRLVLLLGISWLISMQEPWISVDWGWMSAGFSGQSIILLIGGLFLLYKSTSEIHDKVEGDGHHNLDSTAKGKSFSSVIVQITMINIVFSFDSILTAVGMTNGMEGALMLMVIAVVVSVIIMLLFANPVGSFVQKHPTVQMLGLSFLILIGFMLIAEGMHLAHAEVMGREVGVIPKGYLYFAIAFSLLVEFLNMRMRKNSTPSSAQ; encoded by the coding sequence ATGGAAATATTCATGAATCCGGATGTCTGGGTGGTCCTGTTGACTTTGGTCTTCTTGGAGATCATCTTGGGAATAGATAACATCATATTCATCTCCATTTCTTCCAGCAAATTACCTGAGGCAGAAGGGAAGAAGGCGACTAATATCGGTCTGATATTGGCCATGGTCCTGCGTTTGGTATTGCTGCTCGGTATCAGTTGGTTGATCAGCATGCAGGAGCCTTGGATCAGTGTGGATTGGGGATGGATGAGTGCGGGCTTTTCAGGGCAGAGCATCATTCTTTTGATCGGAGGTCTATTCCTGTTGTACAAGAGTACCTCAGAGATACACGATAAGGTGGAAGGAGATGGACATCATAATCTGGACAGCACGGCCAAGGGCAAGAGCTTCAGTTCGGTGATCGTGCAGATCACGATGATTAACATCGTCTTTTCATTCGACTCCATACTCACTGCAGTGGGTATGACCAATGGGATGGAAGGGGCTTTGATGCTGATGGTCATTGCCGTTGTGGTCTCGGTCATCATCATGCTTCTCTTCGCAAATCCAGTAGGGTCATTCGTCCAGAAACATCCTACGGTCCAGATGCTCGGTCTGAGTTTCTTGATCCTCATCGGATTCATGTTGATCGCAGAAGGCATGCATCTTGCACATGCCGAGGTCATGGGAAGGGAAGTAGGCGTGATACCGAAGGGATATCTATACTTCGCGATCGCCTTCTCCTTACTGGTAGAATTCCTCAATATGCGCATGCGAAAGAACTCAACACCTAGTTCAGCTCAATGA
- the mtaB gene encoding tRNA (N(6)-L-threonylcarbamoyladenosine(37)-C(2))-methylthiotransferase MtaB, producing MNHQQTAAYYTLGCKLNFAETSTIARQLSDEGFARVDFENGADVYVINTCSVTEQADKKCRNIVRRALGHNPEAFIAVVGCYAQLKPSTIAEIDGVDVVLGANEKFNIAEYIDPSRKHLETLIRNSHIKETKEFIPSWSAGDRTRSFLKIQDGCDYFCSFCTIPLARGRSRSGSVTQVIQNAREISAQGIKEIVLTGVNIGDFKNDQGERFIDVVKALDQEVSIHRLRISSIEPDLLSEEIINTVAASDRFMPHFHIPLQSGSDTLLKAMRRRYDTELYRSRIEYIRSVLPEACIGVDVIVGYPGETEDEFLKTVEFLKSLDVSYLHVFTYSERPNTTAIRSSEKVDMGIRQQRNKILRMLSLKKQRAFYEKYQGRTMRVLLEDNAIDGRMHGFTENYIKVSLPYDPKQGNQIIDVRLDKLNSDGVYECVSLEQEKILT from the coding sequence TTGAATCATCAGCAGACCGCAGCATATTACACCTTGGGATGCAAATTGAATTTTGCAGAGACCTCCACCATTGCCAGGCAATTGAGCGATGAGGGATTTGCACGGGTCGATTTCGAGAACGGTGCGGACGTGTATGTCATCAATACCTGCTCTGTCACAGAACAAGCGGACAAGAAGTGTCGCAACATCGTACGCAGGGCCTTGGGGCACAATCCGGAGGCATTTATCGCTGTGGTGGGTTGCTATGCCCAGTTGAAGCCCAGCACCATCGCTGAGATCGATGGAGTGGATGTGGTTCTGGGAGCCAACGAGAAATTCAACATTGCCGAGTACATCGATCCTTCCAGAAAACATTTGGAGACCTTGATACGAAACTCTCATATCAAGGAGACCAAAGAATTCATCCCATCTTGGAGCGCAGGTGACCGTACGCGAAGTTTCTTGAAGATCCAGGATGGCTGCGATTACTTCTGCTCCTTCTGCACCATCCCCCTGGCCAGAGGTAGAAGTCGCAGTGGATCGGTCACTCAGGTCATACAGAATGCTCGGGAGATCAGCGCTCAAGGCATCAAGGAGATCGTTCTCACAGGGGTCAACATCGGTGATTTCAAGAATGATCAAGGAGAAAGATTCATCGATGTGGTCAAGGCCTTGGATCAAGAAGTTTCCATTCACAGGCTGCGCATATCCAGCATCGAACCCGATCTACTGAGCGAGGAGATCATAAATACGGTGGCTGCTTCTGATCGTTTCATGCCGCATTTCCACATTCCCCTACAAAGCGGAAGCGACACCCTGCTCAAGGCCATGCGAAGGAGATATGACACGGAACTCTATAGATCCCGAATCGAATACATCCGTTCCGTATTGCCCGAAGCCTGTATCGGGGTGGATGTGATCGTGGGCTATCCCGGAGAGACGGAAGATGAATTTCTGAAGACCGTTGAATTCCTTAAGAGCCTTGATGTCAGCTATCTACACGTATTCACCTATTCCGAACGTCCAAATACCACCGCAATACGTTCTTCTGAGAAAGTGGACATGGGCATACGTCAACAACGCAATAAGATCCTACGTATGCTCTCCCTGAAGAAGCAGCGTGCCTTCTATGAGAAATATCAAGGCAGAACCATGCGGGTGCTCTTGGAGGACAATGCTATCGATGGACGCATGCATGGTTTCACAGAGAACTATATCAAGGTTTCTCTACCCTACGACCCTAAGCAAGGCAATCAGATCATCGATGTACGCTTGGACAAGCTGAATAGCGATGGAGTATATGAATGCGTATCCTTGGAGCAGGAAAAAATTCTGACTTAG
- a CDS encoding phosphoadenosine phosphosulfate reductase family protein gives FHPLLYWTDKDIYQYRMAHDLPEHPLEQKGYFSIGCEPCTIRIDTSSGRDGRWFGMNKTECGLHLELKEGLR, from the coding sequence TTTCCATCCCCTGCTCTACTGGACCGACAAGGACATCTATCAGTATCGCATGGCACATGACCTGCCAGAACACCCTTTGGAGCAAAAAGGCTATTTCAGCATAGGCTGTGAACCCTGCACCATACGCATAGACACCTCCTCAGGGCGCGATGGACGATGGTTTGGAATGAATAAGACCGAGTGTGGGCTGCACTTGGAATTAAAAGAAGGATTGAGATGA